Proteins encoded in a region of the Podarcis muralis chromosome 4, rPodMur119.hap1.1, whole genome shotgun sequence genome:
- the TIMMDC1 gene encoding complex I assembly factor TIMMDC1, mitochondrial, whose product MEPPLAPPQGPVRVSAASSPALAAGQPRALSRPEPPGSGSGWERVRELFRRDELNRYPEETVNIIKATFCGGIVGMVYGGVPGFINAKRRYIEQSQGEIFHNRLDAARTAHRAATRGFIRYGWRWGWRVAAFVAIFNTVSTAMSAYRDKNALSHFAVAGGCTGALFRMHLGLRGLVGGSLFGTLLGVPAGALLMSMQKFAGETLIERRKREQWELYEQKLAEWRTRLSITENISKEMDDVLQEGASPRS is encoded by the exons ATGGAGCCGCCGCTGGCGCCGCCGCAGGGGCCGGTCCGAGTCTCGGCTGCCTCTTCTCCCGCGCTGGCCGCGGGGCAGCCCAGGGCTTTGAGCAGGCCGGAGCCGCCGGGCTCGGGCTCGGGCTGGGAGCGGGTCCGGGAGCTCTTCCGGCGAGA CGAGCTAAATCGGTATCCTGAAGAAACGGTCAATATCATCAAAGCAACGTTTTGCGGGGGCATTGTCGGCATGGTCTATGGCGGGGTACCCGGTTTTATAAACGCCAAGAGACGGTACATTGAGCAGAGCCAAGGAGAGATTTTCCACAATCGCTTGGATGCTGCG CGAACTGCACATCGTGCAGCAACCAGGGGCTTCATCCGTTACGGTTGGCGTTGGggctggagagttgctgcctttGTGGCAATATTCAA CACAGTGAGCACTGCTATGTCTGCATACCGTGATAAAAACGCCCTCAGTCACTTTGCCGTTGCAGGAG GTTGTACAGGAGCCTTGTTCAGAATGCACTTGGGCTTGAGAGGTTTGGTTGGCGGGAGCCTTTTTGGGACGTTGTTGGG TGTACCTGCTGGAGCATTACTGATGTCAATGCAAAAATTTGCTGGCGAAACCTTGATCGAGAGAAGAAAACgagagcaatgggagctgtaTGAACAGAAGCTGGCAGAATG gAGGACCAGGCTCAGCATCACTGAAAACATCTCAAAGGAAATGGATGATGTACTTCAGGAAGGAGCTTCTCCCAGATCATGA
- the POGLUT1 gene encoding protein O-glucosyltransferase 1, with translation MEHPRLLQVASLFLFVLCWGKSSADTKWSKFLVQIDRAVENYKPCMQANCSCHQRVREQDLAPFREGISEELLSEAISRRLGAHYQIIEKKLYREHDCMFPARCSGVEHFILEIINNLPDMEMVINVRDYPQVPKWMKPKIPIFSFSKTLEYYDIMYPAWTFWEGGPAVWPIYPTGLGRWDLMRESLKSSAEKWPWKKKISKAYFRGSRTSSERDPLILLSRENPDLVDAEYTKNQAWKSEKDTLGKPPAKEIALTDHCKYKYLFNFRGVAASFRFKHLFLCDSLVFHVGEDWLEFFYPQLKPWVHYIPVKSDLSDVRELLQFVRENDEVAQEISKRGRQFIMDHLRMEDISCYWERLLTEYSKTLTYKVKRKSHYSEISSRNLKTEL, from the exons ATACAAAATGGAGCAAATTCCTGGTTCAGATAGACAGAGCTGTGGAGAACTACAAACCATGTATGCAGGCAAACTGCAGCTGTCATCAAAG AGTTAGGGAACAGGACTTGGCTCCCTTCCGAGAGGGGATCTCCGAGGAGCTGCTGTCAGAAGCAATCAGTCGAAGGCTTGGGGCGCACTACCAGATCATTGAGAAGAAGTTGTACCGTGAACATGATTGCATGTTCCCTGCAAG GTGCAGTGGGGTTGAACACTTCATCCTTGAGATCATTAACAACCTCCCGGATATGGAGATGGTGATCAATGTGCGAGACTACCCCCAAGTGCCCAAGTGGATGAAACCAAAGATACCCATCTTCTCCTTCAGtaag ACGTTGGAATACTATGATATTATGTACCCTGCTTGGACATTTTGGGAAGGCGGGCCAGCTGTTTGGCCAATTTATCCAACAGGCTTAGGACGTTGGGATCTAATGAGAGAGAGCCTCAAAAG CTCTGCAGAAAAATGGCCCTGGAAGAAGAAAATTTCGAAAGCCTATTTCCGAGGGTCCAG GACAAGTTCAGAGCGGGATCCCCTCATTCTTCTTTCTCGAGAAAATCCAGACCTTGTTGACGCAGAGTACACGAAGAACCAAGCCTGGAAATCCGAAAAA GACACTCTTGGGAAACCACCAGCTAAGGAAATTGCACTAACAGACCACTGTAAATACAA ATACCTCTTCAACTTCCGAGGTGTGGCTGCCAGTTTCCGCTTCAAGCATCTCTTTTTGTGCGACTCGCTGGTGTTTCACGTTGGGGAAGACTGGCTGGAGTTCTTCTACCCTCAGCTGAAACCTTGGGTTCACTACATCCCAGTCAAATCAGATCTCTCTGATGTCAG ggagctgctgcagtTTGTGAGAGAAAATGACGAGGTAGCCCAAGAAATTTCAAAGAG AGGTCGCCAGTTCATCATGGACCACTTGCGAATGGAGGATATCTCTTGTTACTGGGAGAGACTTCTGACTGAATACTCCAAAACCCTAACTTACAAAGTTAAACGAAAGAGTCACTACAGTGAGATTTCATCCAGAAACTTGAAAACAGAactgtaa